One Pirellulales bacterium DNA segment encodes these proteins:
- a CDS encoding O-methyltransferase, protein MSRETWNAVERYFVDLLVQPDAALNAAVADSEAAGLPAIAVTPNLGKLLMLLAQTVGARNILEIGTLGGYSTIWMARALPAGGRLITLEAEAKHAEIARKNIARAGVADRVELRLGKALDTLPQLSAEGRGPFDLIFIDADKENNAEYFRWGLKLSRHGSLIVIDNVVRNGAVIDRGTNDASVEGVRRCNELMAVEPRVSVTALQTVGSKGYDGFAVARVIS, encoded by the coding sequence ATGTCGCGAGAAACATGGAATGCTGTGGAGCGGTACTTCGTCGATTTATTGGTGCAGCCGGATGCCGCGCTGAATGCGGCGGTGGCCGATAGCGAAGCGGCCGGATTGCCGGCGATCGCAGTGACGCCCAATTTGGGAAAGCTGTTGATGCTGCTGGCGCAAACCGTCGGTGCGCGAAATATTTTGGAAATTGGAACTTTAGGCGGATACAGCACCATTTGGATGGCCCGGGCGCTGCCGGCCGGCGGTCGGCTGATTACGCTGGAAGCAGAAGCCAAGCACGCCGAGATTGCGCGAAAGAACATTGCCCGAGCGGGCGTGGCCGACAGGGTTGAGCTGCGATTAGGGAAGGCGCTAGATACGTTGCCCCAATTGAGCGCCGAAGGGCGCGGGCCGTTTGATTTGATTTTTATTGATGCGGACAAGGAAAATAATGCCGAGTATTTTCGATGGGGATTAAAGCTTTCTCGTCACGGAAGTTTGATTGTGATTGACAACGTCGTGCGCAACGGCGCGGTGATTGATCGGGGTACGAATGATGCAAGTGTGGAAGGAGTACGCCGCTGCAATGAACTTATGGCGGTGGAACCACGCGTTTCGGTCACGGCCCTGCAAACCGTGGGAAGCAAAGGCTACGACGGTTTTGCCGTGGCGCGAGTGATTTCGTAA